One Acinetobacter pullicarnis genomic region harbors:
- the mazG gene encoding nucleoside triphosphate pyrophosphohydrolase has protein sequence MEKLLDVMQQLREKCPWDQAQTPQSLTPYAIEEAYEVAEAVHAGEVQHVREELGDLLLQVVFQAEMYREQGAFDFNDVVQTLTDKLIRRHPHVFQAEEFETLTTEQVSALWQQIKQQERADQRAQQPQLQSRLAVVKPGPAIVQAQAIQESVVKVGFDFANVADAYSKLEEELEEFKQACQSQQTDEMQDELGDCLFSLINVGRKLNLCSETALQGTIHKFKQRFAYIEDQALQQNKQIEDMSLAEMDALWDQAKLFLKQSTLS, from the coding sequence ATTGAGAAGCTCCTTGATGTCATGCAGCAATTACGTGAAAAGTGCCCGTGGGATCAAGCGCAGACACCGCAATCACTAACCCCATACGCCATTGAAGAAGCGTATGAAGTTGCGGAAGCCGTACATGCAGGAGAGGTGCAGCATGTACGTGAAGAGCTGGGCGATCTGTTATTGCAAGTGGTGTTTCAGGCCGAGATGTATCGAGAACAAGGTGCTTTTGATTTTAATGATGTGGTGCAAACCCTAACCGATAAATTGATTCGTCGGCATCCTCATGTTTTTCAGGCAGAAGAATTCGAAACACTCACCACTGAACAAGTATCTGCACTGTGGCAGCAGATTAAGCAACAAGAGCGAGCGGATCAACGCGCACAGCAACCGCAGCTTCAATCACGCTTGGCGGTGGTTAAGCCTGGGCCTGCAATTGTCCAAGCGCAGGCCATTCAAGAAAGTGTGGTGAAAGTCGGTTTTGATTTTGCCAATGTTGCGGATGCCTACAGCAAATTAGAGGAAGAGCTGGAAGAATTTAAGCAAGCCTGTCAGTCGCAACAAACAGATGAAATGCAAGATGAACTGGGCGATTGCCTATTTTCATTGATTAATGTCGGTCGTAAACTCAACCTTTGTAGTGAAACGGCTTTGCAAGGCACCATCCATAAGTTTAAGCAACGTTTTGCATATATTGAAGATCAAGCGTTACAGCAAAATAAGCAAATTGAAGACATGAGCTTGGCGGAAATGGATGCACTGTGGGATCAGGCTAAGCTATTTCTAAAACAATCGACATTGTCGTGA
- a CDS encoding HPr family phosphocarrier protein has translation MIDTTIDVINKLGLHARASGKLIEVTTKFRASIQIGKGDKLVDAKNILSLLMLGAGKGTTLRLVIDGVDEDQALSEVQALFAAKFYEAE, from the coding sequence ATGATTGACACCACTATAGATGTAATCAACAAATTGGGATTGCATGCGCGCGCATCGGGTAAACTAATTGAAGTAACGACCAAGTTCCGTGCTTCAATTCAAATAGGGAAAGGGGATAAGTTGGTGGATGCCAAAAATATTCTTTCTTTATTGATGTTAGGTGCAGGCAAAGGTACGACATTAAGATTGGTGATTGACGGGGTAGACGAAGATCAAGCTTTGTCCGAAGTTCAAGCACTGTTCGCAGCAAAATTTTATGAGGCAGAATAA
- a CDS encoding ComEA family DNA-binding protein, whose translation MLSLKWVSIVGRLLYCCLGLSQMVVAQTFDQDYADWKAAQVAQDQRLQNLSTKQPPSTADSAQPPTAPAVTPASRTLPSSTTMEREPAVTAMLQVHLNTDSVEQLQQLKGIGAKKAQAIIDYRQQHGPFQKIEELKNVKGIGEQTFEKNRTQLAL comes from the coding sequence ATGCTCAGTTTGAAATGGGTTTCAATCGTGGGCAGGCTGCTGTACTGCTGTTTGGGTCTCAGTCAAATGGTTGTGGCACAAACTTTTGATCAGGACTATGCCGACTGGAAAGCTGCACAAGTGGCGCAAGATCAACGTTTACAAAATCTCTCCACGAAGCAGCCTCCCTCAACAGCAGATTCAGCACAACCGCCAACTGCACCAGCAGTAACACCGGCAAGTCGTACTCTTCCCTCGTCAACAACAATGGAGCGAGAGCCAGCTGTGACCGCAATGCTGCAGGTGCATCTCAACACCGATTCAGTTGAGCAGTTACAACAATTGAAAGGCATCGGGGCGAAAAAAGCCCAAGCAATTATTGATTACCGCCAGCAGCATGGACCTTTTCAAAAGATTGAAGAGCTTAAAAATGTAAAAGGCATTGGTGAGCAAACGTTTGAAAAAAACCGAACACAATTAGCTTTGTAA
- the folK gene encoding 2-amino-4-hydroxy-6-hydroxymethyldihydropteridine diphosphokinase — translation MTVLSYIGLGSNLGDSQQILVEAVQKLAALGPVKVSKLYQSPPMGPQDQPHYVNAVAQLETALAPLELLDILQGFEQEAGRVRLRHWGERTLDLDLLLYGEKNIQNERLTVPHVGIMERDFVVVPLLDLDATLQIQGQCLQALALVQQSTLTVLADSSWVNFDL, via the coding sequence ATGACCGTGTTAAGTTATATTGGGCTGGGAAGTAACTTAGGTGATTCTCAGCAAATACTGGTCGAGGCTGTACAAAAGTTGGCAGCACTCGGACCCGTTAAAGTTTCCAAGCTTTATCAAAGCCCGCCCATGGGACCTCAAGATCAGCCACATTATGTGAATGCTGTGGCTCAACTGGAAACAGCGCTCGCACCATTAGAATTACTTGATATTTTGCAAGGTTTTGAGCAAGAAGCGGGCCGAGTACGCTTGCGCCATTGGGGTGAGCGGACTTTGGATCTTGATCTTTTACTGTATGGTGAAAAAAATATTCAAAATGAGCGACTGACTGTACCGCATGTTGGTATTATGGAGCGCGATTTTGTAGTGGTTCCGCTTTTAGATTTGGACGCTACACTTCAAATTCAGGGTCAATGTTTGCAAGCACTTGCATTGGTGCAGCAATCAACCTTAACTGTGCTTGCAGATTCATCTTGGGTAAATTTTGATCTGTAA
- a CDS encoding acyl-CoA synthetase: MSAYDELIRTPANFVALTPLRYLERAAYIYPHQDAIVHGQRHISWQHSYRRCRQFAHQLQQLGIQKNDTVSVLLPNIPAMIEAHFAVPMAGAVLNTLNTRLDAKTLGFMLEHAETKVLLVDPEFAAVAQEAIRLAPQQIIVIDVADVEYEHNDTSPRIGQIEYEDWLAAGDPDFDWHLPQDEWDAISLNYTSGTTGNPKGVVYHHRGAYLNAASNILACGMKPRATYLWTLPLFHCNGWCFAWSIAANGGTNICLRKVDPGLVYQLIDQYNVDYFCGAPIVLSMLINTPKAQQIQFKHRVEVMVAGAAPPAAIIEGMHHIGIHVNHVYGLTETYGPSGLCATQAGWSELSIQEQAQLHSRQGVPYPLQDAMRVLDPDTMQPVPNDGVTMGEIMFRGNIVMKGYLKNPEATAEAFKGGWFHSGDLAVCQPDGYAKIMDRSKDIIISGGENISSLEIEEVLYTHPAIMTAAVVAKPDMRWQEVPCAFIELKPESNVTPEEIIEFCKIHLARYKVPKDVILMEIPKTSTGKLQKFILREWAKQHAEAES, encoded by the coding sequence ATGAGCGCTTATGATGAGCTTATCCGCACCCCTGCCAACTTTGTGGCCTTAACACCGCTGCGTTACTTAGAACGTGCAGCCTATATTTACCCACACCAAGATGCGATTGTGCATGGCCAGCGCCATATCAGTTGGCAACACAGCTATCGTCGCTGTCGCCAGTTTGCCCATCAGCTTCAACAGCTTGGTATTCAAAAAAATGATACGGTTTCGGTCTTATTACCGAATATTCCGGCGATGATCGAAGCCCATTTCGCTGTCCCGATGGCTGGTGCCGTACTCAACACACTTAATACTCGGCTAGATGCTAAAACGCTAGGATTTATGCTTGAACATGCTGAAACCAAAGTACTTTTGGTCGATCCTGAATTTGCAGCTGTCGCACAGGAGGCGATTCGTCTAGCACCTCAACAGATTATTGTCATTGATGTCGCAGATGTTGAGTATGAACACAATGATACGAGCCCACGCATTGGCCAGATCGAATATGAAGATTGGTTGGCTGCTGGAGACCCTGATTTTGACTGGCATCTCCCGCAAGATGAATGGGATGCGATTAGTTTAAATTACACTTCTGGCACCACTGGCAATCCAAAAGGTGTGGTCTATCATCATCGTGGTGCCTACCTCAATGCTGCCAGTAATATTTTGGCTTGCGGTATGAAACCACGCGCGACATATCTCTGGACTTTGCCTTTATTTCATTGTAATGGTTGGTGTTTTGCTTGGAGTATTGCAGCCAATGGCGGTACCAACATTTGCTTAAGAAAAGTCGATCCAGGCTTGGTCTATCAACTGATTGACCAATATAACGTTGATTATTTCTGTGGTGCACCGATTGTTTTGTCAATGTTAATTAACACCCCGAAAGCTCAACAGATTCAATTTAAACATCGTGTCGAAGTCATGGTGGCCGGTGCAGCACCACCTGCTGCAATTATTGAAGGCATGCATCATATTGGTATTCATGTGAATCATGTCTATGGTCTGACTGAAACCTATGGCCCATCTGGGCTATGTGCAACTCAAGCGGGTTGGAGCGAATTGTCAATTCAAGAACAAGCCCAACTGCACTCACGTCAAGGCGTGCCGTATCCTCTGCAAGATGCCATGCGTGTGCTTGATCCTGATACCATGCAACCAGTTCCAAATGATGGTGTCACCATGGGTGAAATCATGTTTAGAGGTAATATCGTCATGAAGGGGTATTTAAAGAACCCCGAAGCAACCGCAGAAGCTTTTAAGGGCGGATGGTTCCACAGTGGAGACTTGGCTGTGTGCCAACCCGATGGCTATGCCAAAATTATGGACCGTTCCAAAGATATTATTATTTCTGGGGGCGAAAACATTTCATCTTTAGAAATTGAAGAGGTGCTCTACACCCATCCCGCGATCATGACTGCAGCTGTGGTGGCAAAACCTGATATGCGTTGGCAGGAAGTTCCTTGTGCCTTTATTGAACTCAAACCAGAAAGTAATGTGACCCCCGAGGAAATCATTGAATTCTGTAAAATACATTTGGCACGCTATAAAGTACCCAAAGATGTGATTCTCATGGAAATCCCCAAAACATCGACTGGAAAATTACAGAAATTTATCTTGCGAGAATGGGCAAAACAACACGCTGAAGCAGAAAGCTAA
- the panB gene encoding 3-methyl-2-oxobutanoate hydroxymethyltransferase, with product MISLSDLRQFKQQGRKISCLTCYDASMAKAMELAEIDSILVGDSLGMVIQGHDSTLPVTVADMAYHTAAVRRGNQHAFVMTDLPFLAYATLEQTIENARTVMQAGAQMIKIEGGAWLADVIQVLTRNGVPVCVHLGLTPQSVHVFGGYKVQGKTREAADQLIADCQAVVDAGAAMLLLECVPAQLGKEVAALFPQIPVIGIGAGVDTDGQVLVVQDMLGLNAGHVAKFVRNFMQDQSGATAIQDAFKAFHSEVLAQNFPTQQHSFQGDL from the coding sequence ATGATTAGTCTCAGTGATTTAAGACAATTCAAACAGCAGGGGCGTAAGATTTCATGTTTAACCTGCTATGACGCCAGCATGGCGAAAGCAATGGAACTTGCTGAAATTGATTCTATTTTAGTGGGCGACTCTTTGGGTATGGTGATCCAGGGGCATGACTCTACCTTGCCCGTAACTGTGGCAGATATGGCTTATCATACCGCTGCGGTACGTCGTGGCAATCAGCATGCATTCGTTATGACTGATTTACCATTTCTGGCTTATGCAACCCTTGAGCAGACGATTGAAAATGCGCGAACGGTGATGCAAGCCGGTGCGCAGATGATCAAAATTGAAGGTGGTGCGTGGTTGGCCGATGTCATTCAAGTATTGACTCGCAATGGTGTGCCTGTCTGTGTTCACCTAGGGCTTACACCGCAATCGGTACATGTCTTTGGTGGCTATAAAGTCCAAGGTAAAACCCGTGAAGCGGCGGATCAACTGATTGCCGATTGTCAGGCCGTGGTTGATGCCGGTGCTGCAATGTTATTACTTGAGTGTGTTCCAGCGCAGTTGGGCAAAGAAGTCGCTGCATTGTTCCCACAAATTCCAGTCATTGGGATTGGTGCGGGTGTCGATACTGATGGCCAAGTTTTGGTGGTTCAAGATATGCTTGGGCTAAATGCAGGTCATGTGGCAAAATTCGTACGTAATTTTATGCAAGATCAATCTGGAGCGACGGCAATTCAAGATGCATTCAAGGCTTTTCATAGCGAAGTCTTGGCACAGAATTTCCCAACTCAACAACATAGTTTTCAAGGCGACTTGTAA
- a CDS encoding SDR family oxidoreductase, whose translation MTNSIFISGAAQGIGAAIAKLFYQRGYRVGIYDINQTLAANLAKHLGPRARAGLLDVCDYAQWQSTLAEFAIWAGELNILVNNAGVLYSGPFEQTEITAHQRTLQINVTGVINGCHAALPWLKKASHAQIINLSSASAIYGQADLASYSASKFAVRGLTEALNIEWKKYGIRVLDVMPLFVQTAMVQDMQAASIDNIGINLTAEDVAQHILKVALSKDHRLAATHHPIGLKTHLLYHLSAHSPQFLNRWANLQLSKSKLPAR comes from the coding sequence ATGACCAACAGCATCTTCATTAGTGGCGCAGCACAAGGCATTGGTGCCGCCATTGCAAAACTATTTTATCAACGTGGCTATCGTGTTGGTATTTATGACATTAACCAAACATTAGCAGCCAACCTAGCCAAACATCTTGGGCCACGTGCACGTGCAGGCTTACTTGATGTCTGCGACTATGCGCAGTGGCAAAGCACTTTAGCAGAATTTGCAATTTGGGCGGGTGAACTCAATATTTTAGTTAACAATGCTGGGGTCTTATATTCTGGACCGTTTGAGCAAACTGAAATCACAGCCCATCAACGCACGCTACAAATTAATGTCACAGGCGTGATCAACGGCTGCCATGCTGCACTGCCTTGGCTCAAAAAAGCGTCACATGCACAAATCATTAACCTTTCATCCGCATCTGCGATTTATGGGCAAGCCGATCTCGCCTCTTATTCAGCCAGTAAGTTTGCTGTGCGCGGATTAACTGAAGCACTGAACATCGAGTGGAAAAAGTACGGTATTCGAGTGCTTGATGTTATGCCGCTCTTCGTACAAACAGCGATGGTACAAGACATGCAAGCCGCCAGTATCGACAATATCGGTATCAACCTCACGGCTGAAGATGTTGCACAACACATTCTCAAAGTTGCTTTAAGCAAAGACCATCGCCTCGCTGCAACCCATCATCCGATTGGGCTAAAAACCCATTTGCTTTACCATCTGTCTGCACATAGCCCACAATTTCTCAACCGCTGGGCCAATCTACAGCTCAGCAAAAGTAAGTTGCCAGCGCGATAA
- the pcnB gene encoding polynucleotide adenylyltransferase PcnB: MQTLHASKCGLSTAQLPSYILDVIDSLTRAGYEAYIVGGGVRDLMLGLNPKDFDAVTNATPSQVKEVFGRRCRIIGRRFELAHVYSGRELVEVATFRAPPKKAVTSASGMILRDNNWGTIEQDFSRRDFSINAMYYQPHKAVVLDFCDAISDIKKKTLRLLGEPLLRFEEDPVRMLRTLRFAAKLNFNIDPSILDIFTEEMTQLLRDVSPHRLYDESQKLFTMGHLYRVLPMLIEFGIWKQLFADIPPQLSAFIDRAAQNTDQRIQVGKTINPAFFYAVLLWEPFLQRVEFYQNKGVVPAEARAQAGLDVLKRQATRTIIPRFAETFIREVWEMQSRLLNPKPQQIEALSGHARFRAGFDFLLLREKSGDNTTQGMGSWWDAYQNMGYDEKEKAISAYNRQRAKTRRKAADTDNAKNNVNAPVHAEVAQIEPLVKETPVRNRRSRKPRTNNDPASLADNFRSRDNSRADTPKAAAGIDHDHPILKRKRVQRDLTQVVFGPTQ, translated from the coding sequence TTGCAAACTTTGCACGCGTCTAAGTGTGGTTTATCCACCGCTCAATTACCTTCTTACATTTTAGATGTTATTGACAGTTTAACCCGAGCAGGCTACGAGGCATATATTGTCGGTGGTGGTGTGCGTGATCTTATGTTGGGATTGAATCCAAAGGATTTTGATGCTGTTACCAACGCGACGCCTTCACAAGTCAAAGAAGTCTTTGGGCGACGTTGTCGCATCATTGGTCGTCGATTCGAATTGGCTCATGTCTATTCAGGCCGTGAATTGGTTGAGGTGGCGACTTTTCGAGCGCCACCTAAAAAAGCGGTCACTTCTGCTTCGGGTATGATTTTACGAGACAATAACTGGGGAACCATTGAACAAGATTTCTCTCGACGAGATTTCTCCATTAATGCCATGTATTATCAGCCGCATAAAGCCGTAGTATTGGATTTTTGTGATGCCATAAGTGATATTAAAAAGAAAACTTTACGCTTACTCGGTGAACCGTTACTACGTTTTGAAGAAGATCCTGTCCGTATGCTGCGTACTTTACGTTTTGCAGCAAAACTAAATTTTAATATTGATCCAAGCATTTTGGATATCTTTACCGAAGAAATGACCCAGCTGCTGCGTGATGTGTCACCACATCGCCTTTATGATGAGTCACAAAAACTCTTTACCATGGGGCATTTGTATCGCGTATTGCCGATGCTCATCGAGTTCGGTATTTGGAAACAATTGTTTGCAGACATTCCACCGCAACTTTCTGCGTTTATTGACCGTGCTGCACAAAATACCGATCAGCGTATCCAAGTTGGGAAAACCATCAATCCGGCGTTCTTTTATGCCGTCTTGCTATGGGAACCATTCTTACAGCGTGTTGAGTTCTATCAAAATAAAGGTGTTGTACCTGCTGAAGCACGTGCTCAAGCGGGTTTGGACGTGCTTAAGCGCCAAGCAACACGGACTATTATTCCACGCTTTGCTGAAACCTTTATTCGTGAAGTTTGGGAAATGCAAAGTCGTTTGCTCAATCCAAAACCACAGCAAATCGAGGCGTTATCTGGCCATGCGCGTTTTAGAGCGGGCTTTGACTTTTTACTGTTACGTGAAAAGTCAGGTGATAACACCACACAAGGTATGGGCAGTTGGTGGGATGCTTACCAAAATATGGGTTATGACGAAAAAGAGAAGGCCATTAGTGCCTACAATCGTCAGCGCGCGAAAACCCGTCGCAAAGCAGCAGATACGGACAACGCTAAAAATAATGTGAATGCGCCTGTACATGCTGAAGTTGCCCAGATCGAACCGTTGGTGAAAGAAACGCCCGTTCGCAATCGCCGTTCGCGTAAACCGCGAACCAATAACGATCCAGCCAGTTTGGCAGATAACTTCCGTAGTCGTGATAATTCACGGGCTGATACGCCAAAAGCTGCGGCTGGTATTGATCATGATCACCCCATTCTAAAAAGAAAACGGGTACAACGTGACTTAACACAAGTGGTTTTTGGACCAACACAATGA
- the rapZ gene encoding RNase adapter RapZ codes for MKRILIVTGQSGSGKSSALQVLEDLGYYCIDNLPLVLLPEIVEKLDKENNLEQLALGVDVRSTQEDLQGFDRVFEQLQKHGSVDVIYLTTNDQELFSRFSASRRPYPLAIRCQSLNECIQEEKTLLLPIKLKATVQIDTTDKSVHDLKDILLSKLGQSDNLILILQSFGYKYGVPLDADFIFDVRHLPNPHWDLALRKYSGLDAPVREFLSENVLANDMFEDIYQLLLKWLPTFSEGHRHYVTVSIGCTGGQHRSVYMVDRLTKALMADWPVQVLHREMKHWHD; via the coding sequence ATGAAACGTATACTTATCGTGACAGGACAATCTGGTTCAGGCAAGTCCTCTGCTTTGCAGGTGCTTGAGGACTTGGGTTATTACTGTATCGATAATTTACCTTTGGTATTGCTTCCTGAAATCGTTGAAAAACTAGACAAAGAAAACAATCTTGAACAATTGGCTTTGGGTGTTGATGTGAGGAGCACCCAAGAGGATTTACAAGGCTTTGATCGGGTGTTCGAGCAGCTCCAGAAACATGGATCTGTGGATGTCATTTATTTGACCACCAATGATCAAGAATTGTTTTCGCGTTTTAGTGCATCGCGTCGCCCATATCCATTGGCGATCCGTTGCCAGAGTTTAAATGAGTGCATTCAGGAAGAAAAAACCTTATTGCTCCCGATCAAACTCAAAGCAACGGTGCAAATTGATACCACCGATAAAAGTGTGCATGACTTAAAAGATATCTTATTGTCTAAGTTGGGGCAGTCGGATAACTTAATTCTGATTTTACAGTCATTTGGTTATAAATATGGTGTTCCATTGGATGCCGATTTTATTTTTGATGTGCGACATTTGCCCAATCCACATTGGGATTTAGCATTGCGCAAATATTCAGGTTTGGACGCGCCCGTGCGTGAGTTCTTGTCTGAAAATGTGCTTGCTAACGATATGTTTGAAGATATTTATCAGTTGTTATTAAAATGGTTGCCTACTTTTTCAGAAGGTCATCGTCATTATGTGACGGTGTCAATTGGATGTACAGGTGGTCAACATCGTTCTGTTTATATGGTGGATCGGTTAACAAAAGCGCTTATGGCGGACTGGCCGGTTCAAGTTTTACATAGAGAAATGAAGCACTGGCATGATTGA
- the yjgA gene encoding ribosome biogenesis factor YjgA, producing the protein MARRTQRFTEDDFDSLEGRASKTEQKKAVQRMAALGEQLADLPKKQIQNLPVEERLIDALLEVQQISSFEARRRQFLRIGKLLRNEDETVILSYLTPQQGAKKTAQLQRWVDRMIAQGDPAINEFTKMHKASERHPLRQHLLRIERDVKQQVSAEELEASKLKLFNYVQQVALISENTK; encoded by the coding sequence GTGGCACGACGAACGCAACGTTTCACTGAAGATGACTTTGATTCTTTAGAAGGGCGTGCAAGTAAAACGGAACAAAAGAAAGCAGTGCAGCGTATGGCCGCATTGGGTGAGCAATTGGCTGACCTTCCTAAAAAACAAATCCAGAATCTTCCAGTGGAAGAGCGTTTAATTGATGCATTGTTAGAAGTGCAGCAGATTAGTTCGTTTGAAGCGCGCCGCCGTCAGTTCCTCCGAATTGGTAAACTCCTGCGTAATGAAGATGAAACAGTCATTTTATCTTATTTAACCCCGCAACAAGGTGCGAAAAAAACCGCACAATTACAGCGTTGGGTGGATCGTATGATTGCTCAGGGCGATCCTGCGATTAATGAATTCACCAAAATGCACAAGGCTTCAGAAAGACATCCACTGCGTCAGCATTTGTTGCGCATTGAGCGTGATGTGAAGCAGCAAGTTTCTGCTGAAGAGCTTGAAGCATCAAAATTAAAGCTATTTAACTATGTACAACAAGTGGCTTTGATTTCTGAAAACACCAAGTAA
- the panC gene encoding pantoate--beta-alanine ligase, translating into MKMETSIQGLSASLQTARSARKIIGFVPTMGNLHQGHLNLVREARNLCDVVVVSIFVNPIQFGPNEDFESYPRTLEQDSHLLAEAGCDVLFAPSVEQMYGQHQRLTNISVAQITNDLCGLQRPGHFDGVAVVVTKLFNMVQPNYAFFGQKDFQQLAVITQMVRDLNMPVEVIGVEITRAEDGLALSSRNAYLSEEQRKVAPNIYQNLKLAEQHLHQGEALVKVLADLRNALSEVGFEVDYVEARTPMLENVEQFDKDIVLFVAAKLGNTRLIDNLQLKYIQP; encoded by the coding sequence ATGAAAATGGAAACCAGCATCCAGGGTTTGTCTGCTTCGCTGCAAACTGCGCGTTCAGCACGTAAAATCATTGGTTTTGTGCCGACCATGGGGAATCTGCATCAAGGACATTTAAATTTAGTCCGTGAAGCACGAAACTTATGTGATGTGGTCGTGGTGAGTATTTTCGTTAATCCAATTCAGTTTGGGCCAAATGAAGATTTTGAAAGTTATCCACGGACCTTAGAGCAAGATAGTCATTTGCTTGCAGAAGCGGGCTGTGACGTATTGTTCGCACCTTCTGTTGAACAAATGTATGGTCAGCATCAACGCTTGACCAATATTAGTGTTGCTCAAATCACCAATGATCTGTGTGGTTTACAACGTCCAGGCCATTTTGATGGTGTGGCGGTGGTGGTGACTAAATTGTTTAATATGGTTCAGCCCAATTATGCTTTTTTTGGCCAGAAAGATTTTCAGCAGTTGGCCGTTATTACACAAATGGTGCGTGATTTAAACATGCCTGTTGAAGTGATTGGTGTGGAGATCACTCGGGCTGAAGACGGTTTGGCGTTGAGTTCACGCAATGCTTATTTGAGTGAGGAGCAACGTAAAGTTGCCCCAAACATTTATCAAAATTTAAAATTGGCTGAGCAGCATTTGCATCAAGGCGAAGCTTTGGTTAAGGTGTTGGCAGATTTACGCAATGCGCTGAGCGAAGTCGGCTTTGAAGTTGACTATGTAGAAGCAAGAACACCGATGCTAGAAAATGTTGAACAGTTCGATAAAGATATTGTATTGTTTGTCGCAGCGAAGCTCGGTAACACGCGTTTGATTGATAATCTACAGCTTAAGTACATTCAACCATAA